CTCCGCGTTGTTCTACACTTTGCGGTCCGAACGTATCCAAAATGGTCTTCTCCAACCGGTCCACCGCTTCAGGCGGCATATTAGGGTGTGCGAATTCCCGGGGATGTTGGAGTACATCCTCCATATCGCTGGTCACCACAATGACAGCGGGAGCCGAGCCGACCTGCTTTTGTCCGTAAGCTGCCTCTTGCAATTGTGATTTCAATTCCGGGTCGGTCACGACGATCACGCGCCACGGTTGCACGTTCCACGCACTGGGTGCCAAATGGGCCAACCGGAGGATCTCCTGCAAATCTTCACGCGGAATGGGCTTTTGTTCATACTCTCGAATACTGCGCCGGCTTTCAATGGCTTCTTTCACGCTGAGGGTCATGCAACATGTTCCTCCTCACGCATTTTTCTCATTTTTTGAAATCATTAATTTTACGATCATTATATCGCAACAAGCTGTATAACTGCACCTGACTATGTCGGGGTTTGACGACAGGGAAACGGAGCAACTGATCCGATGGCTGAAAAAAATGGGGCTTAAAGCGGAAAAACGATTGAAGGGGCAGAGGTGTTAACACCCCATGCATGTTGCATGGGGTGTTGGTGTTCATCTGATGCCGGCATAAGCCGGTTTGTCCAGCAACTCGGGTACCGTCACAATTTCGTAGCCGTGTGATTTGAGGTATTGAATGATTCGCGGCAATGCTTTGATCGTGTTGTCCAAATGTCCGCGTGCTCCCGCCGAGTGTTGCAGGATGATGCCGCCCGGCCCCGTTTGGTTCCGCACATAGCGCATGATTTTGGCGGCCGGCGTCCCCGCCCAGTCGCGGGTATCCACACTCCAGTCGACGATGGTGTAACCCAGCTGATGAAACCGCTGTTCGAGCTGATCATTCAGCTTTCCGTACGGCGGACGGAACAACAGCATTCGCAAGCCTGTCAATTTGAAAATGACCGTATTGGTCCGTTCAATCTGCTCAACTGCCTGACTGGGCGTTAAACGGGTCAAGTCGGGGTGATTCCAAGAATGGTTGCCCAACACATGTCCTTCCTGAAGAATCCGCCGGATCATCTCCGGGTGTGCTTGAGCATTTTTCCCGGTGACAAAAAAGGTGGCGTGGACACCTTCTTTTTTCAGGATATTTAACACCTGATTCGTGTAGTATGTATCCGGTCCGTCATCAAAGGTAAGCGCCACGGCTTTTTTTCCGCCCGATCCCTTAAAAAAGATCAACGGCTCGGATTCGGCGGACGATTTTTGCTCAGACAGTTGGGTGGAGCTTTTCTTGGAATCGGTCTGGGCTTGATCAGTCAACGGCTCTTCATCCGGCAGTTCCCCAGTCGGTTTCTCTGTTATCGAAGATGAGGGTTGTTTGGATTGCGGGTTTGTGTCTGAGACAGATGCTTGATGTTGCGCCGTGTTTGGTTGTTGATGGTTAGTGTTTGAGTGCGGGGCGGGTTTCGCCGTCACTTGACCCGAACAGCCCGCACTCAGCATGACCATCAACCCCACAAGCACGAAACGGGTCCACAGTCGCAAATGCGCTCCCTCCCATTTCTCCCCAAAATCTCTCTCTACTCATTTGTCAAGGTGATTGAAAAACAATAACACAAAAAGAGAAGGTGCAGTTCCCGTCACCGCACCTTTTTGGTTATGCCTGCCGTCCCAAACCGATCGAACGAACGGACGATTTCATTGTACCATGATCGTCACGATTCGACATTTTGCAAACAGGCCTGATTTTCTATTGAAATAGTAGAAAATAATCGTTTTTGACTACTTTCCTTCCTCTCCCATCTTTTTTTTGTGAAATCACATATGGAAATCAGTGGATATTATTTTTGCCGTTTTCCCACTCTCTCCGCAACAACCCGTAAAGCCACATATCATGACGACGACCATCACGATGCAGGAATTCGCGGTAACATCCTTCCCGTTGAAATCCAAGTTTCTCGTACAATGCGACAGCAGGGCGATTGTAGGCGAAAACGGTCAGTTGGACGCGGTGAAGGTTGCATTCGTCAAACGCAAAATCTAAGATTAACCGCAAGGCATCCACGCCGTATCCGTTACCCCGGTGTTCCGGCCCTATCGAGATCGACAACCATCCCGTTCCGTGATTCCACAATATGTCCTCAAGTGTGACCATGCCTACCAACCGATCATCATCCTGTGTACGGATACCGAACAAAAAACTTTTCTCATGATTCTGATAACGATCACGCCACTGTTCCAACCTCTCCCGTGTCATAGGCACATCAAAAGCGGACAGCATACGTATCCATTGCCCATCCGCATACCATTGTGCAATCACATCCAAATCGGAATCGGTGAGCGGGCTCAACCGAACTCGCTCACCGACGAACAAC
Above is a window of Polycladomyces subterraneus DNA encoding:
- a CDS encoding GNAT family N-acetyltransferase, which gives rise to MVKPLFVGERVRLSPLTDSDLDVIAQWYADGQWIRMLSAFDVPMTRERLEQWRDRYQNHEKSFLFGIRTQDDDRLVGMVTLEDILWNHGTGWLSISIGPEHRGNGYGVDALRLILDFAFDECNLHRVQLTVFAYNRPAVALYEKLGFQREGCYREFLHRDGRRHDMWLYGLLRREWENGKNNIH
- a CDS encoding nitroreductase family protein, yielding MTLSVKEAIESRRSIREYEQKPIPREDLQEILRLAHLAPSAWNVQPWRVIVVTDPELKSQLQEAAYGQKQVGSAPAVIVVTSDMEDVLQHPREFAHPNMPPEAVDRLEKTILDTFGPQSVEQRGAWGAAQTYIFLGFLLIAAKGMGYDTSPMLGFDPVKVRRLLNLADHVQIPALVAIGKGVEPGYPHHRHSLDRIVTYR
- a CDS encoding polysaccharide deacetylase family protein; this translates as MRLWTRFVLVGLMVMLSAGCSGQVTAKPAPHSNTNHQQPNTAQHQASVSDTNPQSKQPSSSITEKPTGELPDEEPLTDQAQTDSKKSSTQLSEQKSSAESEPLIFFKGSGGKKAVALTFDDGPDTYYTNQVLNILKKEGVHATFFVTGKNAQAHPEMIRRILQEGHVLGNHSWNHPDLTRLTPSQAVEQIERTNTVIFKLTGLRMLLFRPPYGKLNDQLEQRFHQLGYTIVDWSVDTRDWAGTPAAKIMRYVRNQTGPGGIILQHSAGARGHLDNTIKALPRIIQYLKSHGYEIVTVPELLDKPAYAGIR